A section of the Vespa velutina chromosome 6, iVesVel2.1, whole genome shotgun sequence genome encodes:
- the LOC124949632 gene encoding nose resistant to fluoxetine protein 6 isoform X3 — protein MNEKLERTANSIQWLSDLYDPLKWTRVPGELQDECRKDMDWFLKSLKDGKLWAAKMSDASGRYSSQFHFGNDFWLGSSTLCKEINVTNEKNLTGGSKNAPPYSVSFHVARMYLTLPKELELSTRQVFLGLCLPSSCDRPSLMSMLRASADRVEREGNSTYRSVGPKIHIFTVKPVPLSDYSVWQDPKFYILATIGGSILFLMICATIYEQSIVIESTDIESSNVTNNNEKVINFTDKNLTQNSCISIVQENGEELIDKGSNDIQKDISIQIKNDNERGFWAKCLLAFSPTVNGGKIISTEPAARDSLTCLHGLRVFSLGWVVMVHTYLQVFAIAENKTLRTVTERNFMFQTISNATFSVDTFFFISGLLVTILFYRSLGSLKIDKNDFLKTSTSKFIVMILYRFVRLTPAYLFVLGINEISIKQVQARTVFTPEIANHLNCDKFWWRNALYLNSLYPRKEMCMLWSWYMSNDTQFYVLGILLLLFSVKYKKIVISLVIVLIISSCFTTFSVAYANDYIARIQEPFALFDELYDKPWLRAGPYFVGTITGYFLFKTNCKIELSLCSKLIGWLLSGLIMFSVVYGLYPANLTVVVSSIYAALGHTAWAIAVAFIVIQCCTGSAKMVDSLLSLRLMYPLSRLTYCAYLVHPVIMMITVAQMDGPLHLHNGIVLIVYFGNLVASYLMSFCISIAFEAPVVNLLKIFFTGKKRTR, from the exons TGTCCGACGCAAGTGGCCGATATTCCTCGCAATTTCATTTTGGAAATGACTTTTGGTTGGGCTCGAGTACACTATGCAAAGAGATCAACGTAACGAACGAGAAAAATCTAACGGGTGGCTCGAAAAATGCACCACCATATTCTGTCAGCTTTCACGTTGCAAGGATGTACCTGACTTTACCAAAGGAACTTGAATTATCG ACACGACAAGTATTTTTGGGTCTTTGCCTGCCAAGTTCTTGCGATCGGCCGTCCTTGATGTCAATGTTAAGAGCCAGCGCGGATCGAGTCGAACGAGAGGGTAATTCTACATATCGATCGGTTGGTCCGAAAATTCACATTTTCACCGTGAAACCAGTGCCGTTAAGCGACTACAGTGTTTGGCAAGATCCCAAGTTCTACATCCTCGC CACCATCGGCGGAagtatcctttttttaatgatatgtGCCACGATCTATGAGCAAAGTATCGTGATAGAAAGCACGGATATCGAGTCTTCGAACGTGACCAACAATAACGAGAAAGTGATTAATTTTACGGATAAAAATTTAACTCAGAACAGTTGTATCTCGATCGTACAAGAAAATGGAGAGGAATTGATCGACAAAGGATCGAACGATATACAAAAGGATATAAGCATTCAGATAAAGAATGATAACGAGAGAg GATTTTGGGCGAAATGTCTACTCGCTTTCAGTCCTACCGTAAATGGTGGAAAAATTATCAGCACCGAGCCAGCTGCTAGAGACAGTTTGACCTGCCTTCACGGTCTTCGAGTCTTTTCATTAGGATGGGTCGTAATGGTCCACACGTATCTCCAAGTTTTTGCTATAGCAg AGAATAAAACGCTACGTACTGTCACCGAGAGGAATTTTATGTTCCAGACAATCAGCAATGCTACTTTCTCGGTCGATACGTTCTTTTTCATCAG tgGTCTTCTGGTCACGATCTTGTTCTATCGATCTTTAGGAAGcttgaaaattgataaaaacgattttctGAAAACTAGCACGAGCAAGTTCATCGTTATGATTCTCTATAGATTCGTAAG ATTGACACCGGCTTATCTCTTCGTCCTTGGGATTAACGAAATCTCTATAAAACAGGTCCAAGCGAGAACCGTCTTTACGCCGGAGATAGCTAATCATTTGAACTGTGACAAATTTTGGTGGAGGAACGCTCTCTACTTGAACTCATTATATCCTCGCAAAGAGATG TGTATGCTGTGGAGTTGGTATATGTCGAACGATACGCAGTTCTACGTTCTCGgtatacttcttcttcttttctccgtcaaatataagaaaattgtaatCAGCCTGGTGATAGTCCTTATCATATCTTCTTGCTTCACAACTTTCTCCGTAGCATATGCCAATGACTACATCGCAAG AATACAAGAACCATTTGCCCTTTTTGACGAACTCTACGATAAGCCTTGGTTAAGAGCCGGTCCTTATTTCGTTGGTACCATTAcaggatattttttattcaaaaccAACTGCAAGATAGAACTATCTTTG TGCTCAAAGTTGATAGGCTGGTTGCTGTCAGGATTGATAATGTTCTCAGTGGTCTACGGTTTATATCCAGCTAATTTAACGGTAGTAGTGAGTTCAATTTACGCGGCCTTAGGTCATACTGCCTGGGCAATAGCAGTGGCCTTCATCGTGATCCAGTGTTGTACCGGTTCAGCTAAAATGGTAGACAGCCTTCTGTCTTTGAGGCTGATGTATCCGCTATCACGGTTAACTTATTGTGCTTATTTGGTGCATCCTGTCATCATGATGATCACCGTTGCGCAAATGGATGGCCCGTTGCACCTTCATAACGGTATTGTG CTCATCGTTTACTTTGGCAATCTTGTCGCCTCTTACCTCATGTCATTTTGCATTTCTATCGCTTTCGAGGCACCAGTTGTAAACCTTTTGAAGATCTTCTTTACTGGAAAAAAACGGACGAGATAG
- the LOC124949632 gene encoding nose resistant to fluoxetine protein 6 isoform X4, translating into MSLSDASGRYSSQFHFGNDFWLGSSTLCKEINVTNEKNLTGGSKNAPPYSVSFHVARMYLTLPKELELSTRQVFLGLCLPSSCDRPSLMSMLRASADRVEREGNSTYRSVGPKIHIFTVKPVPLSDYSVWQDPKFYILATIGGSILFLMICATIYEQSIVIESTDIESSNVTNNNEKVINFTDKNLTQNSCISIVQENGEELIDKGSNDIQKDISIQIKNDNERGFWAKCLLAFSPTVNGGKIISTEPAARDSLTCLHGLRVFSLGWVVMVHTYLQVFAIAENKTLRTVTERNFMFQTISNATFSVDTFFFISGLLVTILFYRSLGSLKIDKNDFLKTSTSKFIVMILYRFVRLTPAYLFVLGINEISIKQVQARTVFTPEIANHLNCDKFWWRNALYLNSLYPRKEMCMLWSWYMSNDTQFYVLGILLLLFSVKYKKIVISLVIVLIISSCFTTFSVAYANDYIARIQEPFALFDELYDKPWLRAGPYFVGTITGYFLFKTNCKIELSLCSKLIGWLLSGLIMFSVVYGLYPANLTVVVSSIYAALGHTAWAIAVAFIVIQCCTGSAKMVDSLLSLRLMYPLSRLTYCAYLVHPVIMMITVAQMDGPLHLHNGIVLIVYFGNLVASYLMSFCISIAFEAPVVNLLKIFFTGKKRTR; encoded by the exons ATGAGCT TGTCCGACGCAAGTGGCCGATATTCCTCGCAATTTCATTTTGGAAATGACTTTTGGTTGGGCTCGAGTACACTATGCAAAGAGATCAACGTAACGAACGAGAAAAATCTAACGGGTGGCTCGAAAAATGCACCACCATATTCTGTCAGCTTTCACGTTGCAAGGATGTACCTGACTTTACCAAAGGAACTTGAATTATCG ACACGACAAGTATTTTTGGGTCTTTGCCTGCCAAGTTCTTGCGATCGGCCGTCCTTGATGTCAATGTTAAGAGCCAGCGCGGATCGAGTCGAACGAGAGGGTAATTCTACATATCGATCGGTTGGTCCGAAAATTCACATTTTCACCGTGAAACCAGTGCCGTTAAGCGACTACAGTGTTTGGCAAGATCCCAAGTTCTACATCCTCGC CACCATCGGCGGAagtatcctttttttaatgatatgtGCCACGATCTATGAGCAAAGTATCGTGATAGAAAGCACGGATATCGAGTCTTCGAACGTGACCAACAATAACGAGAAAGTGATTAATTTTACGGATAAAAATTTAACTCAGAACAGTTGTATCTCGATCGTACAAGAAAATGGAGAGGAATTGATCGACAAAGGATCGAACGATATACAAAAGGATATAAGCATTCAGATAAAGAATGATAACGAGAGAg GATTTTGGGCGAAATGTCTACTCGCTTTCAGTCCTACCGTAAATGGTGGAAAAATTATCAGCACCGAGCCAGCTGCTAGAGACAGTTTGACCTGCCTTCACGGTCTTCGAGTCTTTTCATTAGGATGGGTCGTAATGGTCCACACGTATCTCCAAGTTTTTGCTATAGCAg AGAATAAAACGCTACGTACTGTCACCGAGAGGAATTTTATGTTCCAGACAATCAGCAATGCTACTTTCTCGGTCGATACGTTCTTTTTCATCAG tgGTCTTCTGGTCACGATCTTGTTCTATCGATCTTTAGGAAGcttgaaaattgataaaaacgattttctGAAAACTAGCACGAGCAAGTTCATCGTTATGATTCTCTATAGATTCGTAAG ATTGACACCGGCTTATCTCTTCGTCCTTGGGATTAACGAAATCTCTATAAAACAGGTCCAAGCGAGAACCGTCTTTACGCCGGAGATAGCTAATCATTTGAACTGTGACAAATTTTGGTGGAGGAACGCTCTCTACTTGAACTCATTATATCCTCGCAAAGAGATG TGTATGCTGTGGAGTTGGTATATGTCGAACGATACGCAGTTCTACGTTCTCGgtatacttcttcttcttttctccgtcaaatataagaaaattgtaatCAGCCTGGTGATAGTCCTTATCATATCTTCTTGCTTCACAACTTTCTCCGTAGCATATGCCAATGACTACATCGCAAG AATACAAGAACCATTTGCCCTTTTTGACGAACTCTACGATAAGCCTTGGTTAAGAGCCGGTCCTTATTTCGTTGGTACCATTAcaggatattttttattcaaaaccAACTGCAAGATAGAACTATCTTTG TGCTCAAAGTTGATAGGCTGGTTGCTGTCAGGATTGATAATGTTCTCAGTGGTCTACGGTTTATATCCAGCTAATTTAACGGTAGTAGTGAGTTCAATTTACGCGGCCTTAGGTCATACTGCCTGGGCAATAGCAGTGGCCTTCATCGTGATCCAGTGTTGTACCGGTTCAGCTAAAATGGTAGACAGCCTTCTGTCTTTGAGGCTGATGTATCCGCTATCACGGTTAACTTATTGTGCTTATTTGGTGCATCCTGTCATCATGATGATCACCGTTGCGCAAATGGATGGCCCGTTGCACCTTCATAACGGTATTGTG CTCATCGTTTACTTTGGCAATCTTGTCGCCTCTTACCTCATGTCATTTTGCATTTCTATCGCTTTCGAGGCACCAGTTGTAAACCTTTTGAAGATCTTCTTTACTGGAAAAAAACGGACGAGATAG